One window of Anaeromyxobacter diazotrophicus genomic DNA carries:
- a CDS encoding HNH endonuclease has translation MCRTQQPCPTLGETPAQWSRFSLLPRPEWHSASFKHFETAVLSAARGEIPVAQASLRLVQDRDLHDWCDEHGLWAGELRVATLGTKTLPKYNGLLDAKKDPPAAMVEAVFVRDGYRCRYCHTPVVSGELLKALHALMGNDYFPRGPTNRSNSGIARCFTAVADHVVPHSRGGATNLENLVTSCGPCNYAKTDYTLQQLGLEDPRLRPAPGGWTPLQGTLGALRDQAAVRR, from the coding sequence ATGTGCCGAACCCAGCAGCCTTGTCCGACTCTTGGCGAAACGCCCGCGCAATGGAGCCGCTTCTCGCTACTGCCCCGCCCGGAATGGCACAGCGCATCCTTCAAGCATTTCGAGACAGCGGTGTTGTCGGCTGCGCGCGGCGAGATCCCAGTTGCCCAGGCGAGCCTTCGCCTGGTTCAGGATCGGGACCTGCACGACTGGTGCGACGAGCACGGCCTCTGGGCCGGCGAACTGCGGGTGGCAACTCTCGGCACCAAGACACTCCCCAAGTACAACGGCTTGCTCGACGCGAAGAAGGACCCGCCGGCGGCGATGGTGGAGGCCGTCTTCGTGCGTGACGGGTATCGATGCCGCTACTGCCATACCCCGGTGGTCTCGGGGGAGCTGCTAAAGGCTCTTCATGCGCTCATGGGAAACGACTACTTTCCGCGCGGGCCTACGAATCGCAGCAACAGCGGCATCGCGCGTTGCTTCACCGCGGTCGCTGATCATGTCGTACCGCACAGCAGGGGAGGCGCCACGAACTTGGAGAACCTTGTCACCTCGTGCGGGCCGTGCAACTACGCGAAGACGGACTACACGCTCCAGCAACTCGGGCTCGAGGATCCTCGGTTGCGGCCGGCGCCGGGCGGGTGGACGCCGCTTCAGGGCACACTAGGCGCACTGCGAGATCAAGCTGCAGTTCGGCGTTGA
- a CDS encoding DUF7151 family protein, with product MLTQRWWSLALATCVIACGDKGDRGASALVSTSPEAAGVHCTYGGTAVSTGVDRNGNGVLDASEVTATTYVCNGAPGGTVGAQTVTGATGATGATGATGETGPTGATGATGAQGPAGANAIISVVTLPPGSESCPAGGLEITAFTDLDGNGVWNGEEPRSVTTTCFQPSRVYLATAAPSGGTPPDGCEHGGVELQSFLDVNGDGKLDGDEVVDSTQWICNASPGHDGGGDGDHADGGHGGDQGDHQHGDGGHGEHGQGGDPHGDGGHGDHGQGDDPHGDGGQGDDGHGHHG from the coding sequence GTGCTGACGCAGCGGTGGTGGAGCCTGGCCCTGGCGACGTGCGTGATCGCTTGCGGGGACAAGGGAGACCGAGGGGCGAGCGCGCTCGTCTCGACCTCGCCCGAGGCGGCGGGGGTTCACTGTACGTACGGCGGCACGGCGGTGTCGACCGGCGTGGACCGGAACGGGAACGGCGTGCTCGACGCCTCCGAGGTCACCGCCACCACCTACGTCTGCAACGGCGCCCCCGGCGGGACGGTGGGCGCGCAGACGGTCACGGGGGCGACGGGAGCGACGGGAGCGACCGGGGCGACGGGGGAAACTGGGCCGACCGGCGCCACCGGGGCGACGGGCGCGCAGGGCCCCGCGGGAGCGAACGCGATCATCTCCGTGGTCACGCTGCCGCCCGGCTCGGAGAGCTGCCCCGCCGGCGGCCTCGAGATCACCGCCTTCACCGACCTCGACGGGAACGGCGTCTGGAACGGCGAAGAGCCGCGGTCGGTGACGACCACCTGCTTCCAGCCGAGCCGCGTCTACCTCGCCACCGCCGCGCCCTCCGGCGGCACCCCGCCGGACGGCTGCGAGCACGGCGGCGTGGAGCTCCAGAGCTTCCTCGACGTGAACGGCGACGGCAAGCTCGACGGCGACGAGGTGGTCGACTCCACTCAGTGGATCTGCAACGCCTCGCCGGGCCACGACGGCGGCGGGGACGGCGACCACGCGGACGGCGGCCACGGCGGCGACCAGGGCGACCACCAGCACGGGGATGGCGGACACGGAGAGCACGGCCAGGGCGGCGACCCGCACGGCGACGGCGGGCACGGTGACCACGGCCAGGGTGACGACCCGCACGGAGACGGCGGCCAGGGCGACGACGGCCACGGGCACCACGGCTGA
- the serS gene encoding serine--tRNA ligase encodes MLDLKAVAADPEDFQRRLGRRSPEAAQLLEPVKALAARRRELNVALEGQKKAQSAANAKVGQLMRTDKAAGEAARAEARALGDAVKANEEQLRSVEGEIEALLLVVPNPPAASVPDGKDEHDNQEVRRWGEKPRFDFQPKPHWELGEALGVLEWQQAAKLSGSRFTVYKGAAARLERAIASFFLDVHASRGYTEILPPYLVTRETMTGTGQLPKFEEDLFKTQGADPLYLIPTAEVPVTNLHRDEILPGEQLPVSYCAWTPCFRAEAGSAGKDTRGLIRQHQFHKVELVKIAKPEASDAEQEKMLDDASEVLRRLGLHHRVVLLCAGDMGFSAAKTYDIEVWCPGQDAFREISSVSNCEDFQARRMRLRYRDEKGKPRLAHTLNGSGVAVGRTVVAIFEQYQQADGSVLVPEALRPYMGGVERIEKQEFPRGVER; translated from the coding sequence ATGCTGGACCTGAAGGCGGTGGCGGCGGACCCGGAGGACTTCCAGCGGCGGCTCGGGCGGCGCAGCCCGGAGGCGGCGCAGCTCCTCGAGCCGGTGAAGGCGCTGGCGGCGCGGCGGCGCGAGCTCAACGTGGCGCTGGAGGGCCAGAAGAAGGCGCAGTCGGCGGCGAACGCCAAGGTCGGCCAGCTCATGCGCACCGACAAGGCGGCCGGCGAGGCGGCGCGCGCCGAGGCGCGGGCGCTCGGCGACGCGGTGAAGGCGAACGAGGAGCAGCTCCGGTCGGTGGAGGGCGAGATCGAGGCGCTCCTGCTGGTGGTGCCGAACCCGCCCGCGGCGAGCGTGCCGGACGGGAAGGACGAGCACGACAACCAGGAGGTCCGGCGCTGGGGCGAGAAGCCGCGCTTCGACTTCCAGCCGAAGCCGCACTGGGAGCTGGGCGAGGCGCTGGGCGTCCTCGAGTGGCAGCAGGCGGCGAAGCTGTCGGGCTCGCGCTTCACCGTCTACAAGGGCGCGGCGGCGCGCCTGGAGCGCGCCATCGCCAGCTTCTTCCTCGACGTGCACGCGTCGCGCGGCTACACCGAGATCCTGCCGCCCTACCTCGTGACGCGGGAGACGATGACCGGCACCGGTCAGCTCCCCAAGTTCGAGGAGGACCTGTTCAAGACGCAGGGCGCGGACCCGCTCTACCTCATCCCCACCGCCGAGGTGCCGGTCACGAACCTGCACCGCGACGAGATCCTGCCCGGCGAGCAGCTCCCCGTCTCTTACTGTGCGTGGACCCCCTGCTTCCGGGCCGAGGCGGGCTCGGCCGGCAAGGACACCCGCGGCCTCATCCGGCAGCACCAGTTCCACAAGGTGGAGCTGGTGAAGATCGCGAAGCCGGAGGCGAGCGACGCGGAGCAGGAGAAGATGCTCGACGACGCGAGCGAGGTGCTGCGGCGGCTCGGCCTCCACCACCGGGTGGTGCTGCTCTGCGCCGGCGACATGGGGTTCAGCGCCGCGAAGACCTACGACATCGAGGTGTGGTGCCCGGGGCAGGACGCGTTCCGGGAGATCAGCTCGGTGTCGAACTGCGAGGACTTCCAGGCCCGGCGGATGCGGCTCCGCTACCGAGACGAGAAGGGGAAGCCCCGGCTCGCGCACACCCTGAACGGCTCGGGGGTGGCGGTGGGGCGGACGGTGGTGGCGATCTTCGAGCAGTACCAGCAGGCGGATGGGAGCGTGCTGGTGCCCGAGGCGCTCCGGCCGTACATGGGCGGCGTGGAGCGGATCGAGAAGCAGGAGTTCCCGCGCGGCGTCGAGCGGTAG
- a CDS encoding TIGR02391 family protein yields MGLNPCIGEEEQRVLRAIFIAPEDVNVPQFRAKHPKDRKIVDRLIGRYITTRSDHYRLTLAGLYACDMDGARHIIEMFNALIPALQKLYVADPAGQKNIPLVLEQARANGLPSVVAADATRALSYVLPELNVCGGWNWGSSGTTISSFTLTDLVYDLEPLPIRVLADEVPGPPVAFITVERIQAAADDVIRFMAHYRTTPLDPNVGKHEFSGPTLMESVGISPGLLNDAVMMSESTGFVTSVADRAAAPYRFRRVWLTDDGRAYARELQDGCARRQPTAPPVRALDISALHDSVKRVAERLATDGHLRQAVMDTYIALDNEVASRSGLGENGDALMNKAFAPRVGTAAVLQLSTNDEEQTGFMFLYKGAMKAVRNRYTHRSDLAPGSAEEAAEWLAFVSLLFRVLDSAKRN; encoded by the coding sequence GTGGGACTAAACCCCTGCATCGGAGAAGAGGAGCAGCGCGTCCTGCGCGCAATCTTTATCGCACCCGAGGACGTGAACGTTCCGCAGTTCCGGGCGAAGCATCCTAAGGATCGGAAGATCGTCGATCGGCTTATCGGGCGGTACATTACGACGCGTTCCGATCATTACCGCCTGACGCTCGCGGGGCTGTACGCATGCGATATGGACGGGGCGCGGCACATAATCGAGATGTTTAACGCGCTCATCCCCGCCCTGCAGAAGCTTTACGTCGCCGACCCTGCAGGTCAAAAGAACATCCCGCTCGTTCTGGAACAAGCACGAGCCAACGGTCTCCCATCCGTAGTCGCCGCCGACGCTACCCGCGCGCTGTCGTATGTCTTGCCGGAACTCAACGTGTGCGGCGGATGGAACTGGGGTTCATCCGGTACCACCATCAGTAGCTTCACGCTTACCGATCTGGTGTATGACCTCGAGCCGCTTCCGATCCGCGTCCTCGCGGACGAGGTGCCTGGGCCGCCTGTCGCGTTCATCACCGTTGAGCGGATCCAAGCCGCAGCCGACGACGTAATACGGTTCATGGCTCACTATCGAACGACGCCACTCGACCCGAACGTTGGGAAGCACGAGTTTTCTGGGCCGACCCTCATGGAATCAGTGGGGATCTCTCCCGGGCTCCTGAACGACGCGGTGATGATGAGCGAGAGTACAGGGTTCGTTACGTCTGTCGCAGACCGTGCTGCTGCGCCATATCGCTTCCGCAGAGTATGGCTGACGGATGATGGAAGGGCGTACGCGAGGGAGCTTCAGGATGGGTGTGCGCGTCGTCAGCCTACGGCTCCGCCCGTTCGCGCGCTGGACATCTCTGCACTGCACGACTCCGTCAAGCGTGTCGCAGAGCGGCTCGCGACCGATGGGCACTTGCGCCAGGCGGTCATGGACACGTACATCGCGCTCGACAACGAGGTCGCCTCGAGGTCGGGCCTCGGTGAGAATGGCGACGCGCTCATGAACAAGGCGTTTGCACCTAGAGTCGGCACTGCCGCCGTTCTGCAACTCTCCACTAACGATGAAGAGCAAACAGGATTCATGTTTCTCTATAAGGGAGCAATGAAGGCCGTTCGAAACCGGTACACGCACCGGTCGGACCTCGCCCCAGGGTCAGCTGAGGAGGCTGCGGAATGGCTCGCGTTCGTCTCACTGCTCTTCCGTGTTCTCGATTCTGCGAAAAGGAACTAA
- a CDS encoding TolC family protein, producing MPAIGSVLFAAALAASADALTFDEALGLAERAPSVEAARAATSAQRDLASRISSQTSNPLLTVEPGYRISSSPTSTTRFEGTATLSQSWNLAGLASRRREAARGEGDQLDAEARATALARRLSAAQAWVDLWAAQAALADARQEAELAADLAARTGRAAEQALLTRADAADAVTYRAEARLLALSVEGETTDLGFRLARETARPPAALATAGELPSPTLPPPGEWAGLVARAGALPEVAARRLTARAESARAAEARAARGTALTLGAAVQRDNLGEYVVFGQVGVSLPLFDRGEREAAPFAAAAARAQGEAEEAGRAAAAELARAFHEVEHTGEVLHELEQGFLPASAEAARLREVTFRAGDATVLEVLVSRRSAAAARARLNRARAAHAWAQVKVWLELAEVARAEGRAS from the coding sequence GTGCCCGCCATCGGCTCGGTTCTCTTCGCGGCCGCGCTCGCGGCCTCGGCGGACGCGCTCACCTTCGACGAGGCGCTGGGGCTGGCGGAACGGGCCCCCTCGGTCGAGGCTGCGCGCGCCGCCACGTCCGCGCAGCGCGACCTCGCGTCGCGCATCTCCTCCCAGACCTCGAACCCGCTCCTCACGGTCGAGCCTGGCTACCGGATCTCGTCGAGCCCCACCTCGACCACCCGCTTCGAGGGCACCGCCACCCTCAGCCAGTCCTGGAACCTGGCGGGCCTCGCCTCCCGCCGGCGCGAGGCGGCGCGGGGGGAGGGCGACCAGCTCGACGCGGAGGCGCGGGCGACCGCGCTCGCCCGGCGGCTCTCGGCGGCGCAGGCGTGGGTGGACCTCTGGGCGGCGCAGGCGGCGCTGGCCGACGCGCGGCAGGAGGCGGAGCTCGCGGCCGACCTGGCGGCGCGCACGGGCCGGGCGGCCGAGCAGGCGCTCCTCACCCGCGCCGACGCGGCCGACGCGGTCACCTACCGCGCGGAGGCGCGGCTCCTGGCGCTCTCGGTCGAGGGCGAGACCACCGACCTGGGCTTCCGGCTGGCGCGCGAGACGGCGCGGCCGCCGGCGGCGCTGGCGACCGCGGGCGAGCTCCCGTCGCCCACCTTGCCGCCGCCGGGCGAGTGGGCGGGGCTCGTCGCGCGGGCGGGCGCGCTGCCGGAGGTGGCGGCGCGGCGGCTCACCGCGCGCGCGGAGTCGGCCCGGGCGGCGGAGGCGCGGGCGGCGCGCGGCACGGCGCTCACCCTGGGTGCGGCGGTGCAGCGCGACAACCTGGGCGAGTACGTCGTCTTCGGGCAGGTGGGCGTCTCGCTGCCGCTCTTCGACCGCGGCGAGCGCGAGGCTGCGCCCTTCGCGGCGGCGGCGGCGCGGGCGCAGGGCGAGGCGGAGGAGGCGGGGCGCGCGGCGGCGGCGGAGCTGGCGCGGGCCTTTCACGAGGTGGAGCACACGGGCGAGGTGCTCCACGAGCTGGAGCAGGGCTTCCTCCCGGCCTCGGCCGAGGCGGCGCGGCTGCGCGAGGTCACGTTCCGCGCGGGCGACGCGACGGTGCTGGAGGTCCTGGTGTCGAGGCGGAGCGCGGCGGCGGCGCGGGCGAGGCTCAACCGCGCGCGGGCGGCGCACGCGTGGGCGCAGGTGAAGGTGTGGCTGGAGCTCGCGGAGGTGGCGCGGGCGGAGGGTAGAGCGTCATGA
- a CDS encoding helix-turn-helix domain-containing protein gives MGSKGAAVQSSQGDNENEPLWDARDVAGFLKVSRSWVYSHTEDGTLPSVRIGGLRRFIPAHIRSFARRESVPAS, from the coding sequence ATGGGATCGAAGGGAGCGGCCGTGCAGAGCAGCCAAGGAGACAACGAGAACGAGCCGCTCTGGGATGCCAGGGACGTCGCCGGATTCCTGAAGGTGTCACGCTCGTGGGTCTACTCCCATACCGAAGATGGGACGCTTCCAAGTGTCCGGATCGGTGGACTGAGGCGCTTCATCCCCGCGCACATCCGTTCTTTCGCGCGACGTGAATCCGTGCCGGCCTCGTGA
- a CDS encoding efflux RND transporter permease subunit, which produces MIGRVVAWSVAHRLFIVCATLLLMIAGTVVGARLKFDALPDTTNNQVLVLTRAPGLTPEEVERLVTRPIEAALGGMPGLEEERSISRYGISSVTAVFADEVDTYLARQIVKERLDGLTGSFPPGVTAPELGPVTGGLGEIFHFTVSSHRRTAAELLDLATLRIAPLLRAVPGVVEVNTWGGQQRTIDVKADPLRMAQRGLTLEDLRVGLQDATGTAAGASLAAGSAQTLLRAVALPKDASELGHALVFRRGDPSPVRLAEVADLAQGELPRIGAATSGGRGETVYLMAQMLRGDNALEVMKRVHDRMDAVRRALPEDVRIEVVYDRSHLVNATLHTVFKNLAEGGLLVVAVLFFMLGSFRAGLLVASAIPLSMLGATAAMVALGVPGNLMSLGALDFGLLVDGAVVMVESVFHGLAPAGFAGLSASAAREKMRAHVARVTQGAAQPVFFSVLVILLVYVPVLSLTGVDGKMFRPMALTVVFALVGALVLTLTFVPAAASLVLRPKDVPEREPWLVRAIHRGYEPLLAATVRRPRAVAAGSLALIAVALVLFVRAGSEFVPQLDEGDLVVQTTRAADISLESAVRDAGRLEAAVVAAVPEVKQVVSRVGSPAVATDIMGIEQADVFVTLKPRDQWRPGLTKEQLVAEVDRAIASHAPGGEPSFTQPIQMRFNELLGGSVADVTVSVYGEDLLELRRVAEQVAEVVGKQAGAEDARVIAPLAVSLLEVRPRPLDASRAGFTVREVLDAVQAVRTGIEVGATYDGPLRIPIQLRLGDPPSAFTLADLSIPAPSGGLVPLSRVAEVVRTSAPSLVSRQGGERRLVVGFNVRGADLGSVVKSAEAAVNAAVQLPRGYRLEWGGQYETLQAAKRRLLVVIPAVLALIVGVLLFAFRKVRPAAIIFLNVPFATVGGMIALGLRGMPVSISSAVGFIALSGVAVLNGVVLMSRLLELEREGRSPSEAAVEAARERARPVLMTALVAALGFLPMAVATGVGAEVQRPLATVVCGGLVTSTVLTLLILPTLYPWVAQARVGRKEQLAA; this is translated from the coding sequence GTGATCGGCCGCGTCGTCGCCTGGTCGGTGGCGCACCGCCTCTTCATCGTCTGCGCCACCCTCCTCCTCATGATCGCCGGCACCGTCGTCGGCGCCCGGCTCAAGTTCGACGCGCTGCCCGACACCACCAACAACCAGGTGCTGGTGCTGACGCGCGCGCCGGGCCTCACCCCGGAGGAGGTGGAGCGCCTCGTCACGCGCCCCATCGAGGCGGCGCTGGGCGGCATGCCGGGGCTCGAGGAGGAGCGCTCCATCTCGCGCTACGGCATCTCGTCCGTCACCGCCGTCTTCGCCGACGAGGTGGACACCTATCTGGCGCGGCAGATCGTGAAGGAGCGCCTCGACGGGCTCACCGGCTCCTTCCCGCCGGGCGTCACCGCGCCCGAGCTCGGGCCGGTGACGGGCGGGCTGGGCGAGATCTTCCACTTCACGGTGAGCTCGCACCGCCGCACCGCCGCCGAGCTGCTCGACCTCGCCACCCTCCGCATCGCGCCGCTGCTGCGCGCCGTGCCGGGCGTGGTGGAGGTGAACACCTGGGGCGGTCAGCAGCGCACCATCGACGTGAAGGCCGACCCGCTCCGCATGGCGCAGCGCGGCCTCACGCTGGAGGACCTGCGCGTCGGCCTGCAGGACGCGACCGGCACCGCCGCCGGGGCGAGCCTCGCGGCCGGCTCGGCGCAGACGCTGCTGCGCGCCGTCGCGCTGCCGAAGGACGCGTCCGAGCTGGGCCACGCGCTCGTCTTCCGCCGCGGCGACCCGAGCCCGGTGCGGCTCGCCGAGGTGGCGGACCTGGCGCAGGGCGAGCTACCGCGCATCGGCGCCGCCACCTCCGGCGGCCGGGGCGAGACCGTCTACCTCATGGCGCAGATGCTCCGGGGCGACAACGCGCTCGAGGTGATGAAGCGCGTGCACGACCGCATGGACGCGGTCCGGCGCGCGCTGCCGGAGGACGTGCGCATCGAGGTGGTCTACGACCGCTCGCACCTCGTGAACGCCACCCTCCACACCGTCTTCAAGAACCTGGCCGAGGGCGGGCTCCTCGTGGTGGCGGTGCTCTTCTTCATGCTCGGCTCGTTCCGCGCCGGGCTGCTCGTCGCCTCCGCCATCCCGCTCTCCATGCTGGGCGCCACCGCCGCCATGGTGGCGCTGGGCGTGCCGGGCAACCTCATGAGCCTCGGCGCGCTCGACTTCGGCCTCCTCGTGGACGGCGCGGTGGTGATGGTGGAGAGCGTCTTCCACGGGCTCGCCCCGGCCGGCTTCGCGGGCCTGTCGGCGAGCGCCGCGCGCGAGAAGATGCGGGCGCACGTGGCGCGCGTCACGCAGGGCGCCGCGCAGCCGGTCTTCTTCTCGGTGCTCGTCATCCTGCTCGTCTACGTGCCGGTGCTGTCGCTCACCGGGGTGGACGGCAAGATGTTCCGGCCCATGGCGCTCACGGTGGTCTTCGCGCTGGTGGGCGCGCTCGTCCTCACGCTCACCTTCGTGCCGGCGGCGGCGAGCCTGGTGCTCCGGCCGAAGGACGTGCCGGAGCGCGAGCCGTGGCTCGTGCGCGCCATCCACCGCGGCTACGAGCCGCTCCTCGCCGCCACCGTGAGGCGGCCGCGGGCGGTGGCGGCGGGCTCGCTCGCGCTCATCGCGGTGGCGCTCGTGCTCTTCGTCCGCGCCGGCAGCGAATTCGTGCCGCAGCTCGACGAGGGCGACCTGGTGGTGCAGACGACGCGCGCGGCCGACATCTCGCTCGAGTCGGCGGTGCGCGACGCGGGGCGGCTCGAGGCGGCGGTGGTGGCCGCGGTGCCGGAGGTGAAGCAGGTGGTGTCGCGGGTGGGGAGCCCGGCGGTCGCGACCGACATCATGGGCATCGAGCAGGCGGACGTCTTCGTGACCCTGAAGCCGCGCGATCAGTGGCGGCCGGGGCTCACCAAGGAGCAGCTCGTGGCCGAGGTGGACCGGGCCATCGCGTCGCACGCGCCGGGCGGCGAGCCCTCCTTCACCCAGCCCATCCAGATGCGCTTCAACGAGCTCCTCGGCGGCTCGGTGGCCGACGTGACGGTGAGCGTCTACGGCGAGGACCTCCTCGAGCTGCGCCGGGTGGCGGAGCAGGTGGCGGAGGTGGTGGGGAAGCAGGCGGGCGCGGAGGACGCGCGCGTCATCGCGCCCCTGGCGGTGTCGCTGCTCGAGGTGCGGCCGCGGCCGCTCGACGCGTCGCGGGCGGGCTTCACGGTGCGCGAGGTGCTCGACGCGGTGCAGGCGGTGCGCACCGGCATCGAGGTGGGCGCCACGTACGACGGGCCGCTGCGCATCCCCATCCAGCTCCGGCTGGGCGATCCGCCGTCGGCCTTCACCCTCGCCGACCTCTCCATCCCCGCCCCGTCGGGCGGCCTCGTGCCGCTCTCGCGCGTGGCGGAGGTGGTGCGGACGAGCGCGCCGTCGCTCGTGTCGCGGCAGGGCGGCGAGCGGCGGCTGGTGGTGGGGTTCAACGTCCGCGGCGCCGACCTCGGGTCGGTGGTGAAGAGCGCCGAGGCGGCGGTGAACGCGGCGGTGCAGCTCCCGCGCGGCTACCGGCTGGAGTGGGGCGGGCAGTACGAGACCTTGCAGGCGGCGAAGCGGCGGCTCCTCGTGGTCATCCCGGCGGTGCTGGCGCTCATCGTGGGCGTGCTGCTCTTCGCGTTCCGGAAGGTCCGGCCGGCGGCCATCATCTTCCTCAACGTGCCCTTCGCGACCGTGGGCGGGATGATCGCGCTCGGGCTCCGCGGGATGCCGGTGTCCATCTCGTCCGCGGTGGGCTTCATCGCGCTCTCCGGCGTCGCGGTGCTGAACGGCGTGGTGCTCATGTCGCGGCTGCTGGAGCTGGAGCGGGAGGGGCGCTCGCCGTCGGAGGCCGCGGTGGAGGCGGCGCGCGAGCGGGCGCGGCCGGTGCTCATGACGGCGCTGGTGGCGGCGCTCGGGTTCCTGCCCATGGCGGTCGCGACCGGCGTCGGCGCCGAGGTGCAGCGCCCGCTCGCCACGGTGGTGTGCGGGGGGCTCGTGACCTCGACGGTGCTGACGCTCCTCATCCTGCCCACGCTCTACCCGTGGGTGGCGCAGGCGAGGGTGGGGCGAAAGGAGCAGCTTGCGGCTTGA
- a CDS encoding efflux RND transporter periplasmic adaptor subunit, translating to MNRVREPLSPLRGARGTIFLVTLLALAACSQKPAAPRADEDGGTSGVPAATAASVKTPWVKAKNAEDVAMLEAPATVLATPESNAGVSPPFRARIVRVRVKPGEQVHRGDVVADVVMPEVVQAAGTYASAATRVGAYERRAAQLESLKQEGMVRLSELLDVQTKLAEARADQQSALAMLRVAGLAADDAQRLLASKGGEVALRSPIDGVVTQVKAAIGENRDAAGEPLVRVAGESEPRVEARCARVMPRRAEYELWLATGERHPLRLVGRAPQVDPRDGTTLVWLAPVAGTRLVQGQTGKVKIRLEEEEGAVAVPARAVGLGPKGPFVVANRAGTPQRLDVEVVAASGAEALVRGNALVIGAEVAADAAQTDEGAQAEAARPPPADQDAKREGDGT from the coding sequence ATGAACCGAGTCCGCGAACCCCTTTCCCCGCTACGCGGGGCGAGGGGGACGATCTTCCTCGTCACGCTGCTGGCCCTCGCCGCCTGCAGCCAGAAGCCCGCCGCTCCTCGCGCCGACGAGGACGGCGGCACCTCGGGCGTCCCCGCCGCGACCGCCGCCTCGGTGAAGACCCCCTGGGTGAAGGCCAAGAACGCCGAGGACGTCGCCATGCTGGAGGCGCCGGCCACCGTGCTCGCCACCCCGGAGTCGAACGCGGGCGTCTCCCCTCCGTTCCGGGCGCGCATCGTGCGGGTGCGGGTGAAGCCGGGCGAGCAGGTGCACCGGGGCGACGTCGTCGCCGACGTGGTCATGCCGGAGGTGGTGCAGGCGGCCGGCACCTACGCCTCGGCGGCCACCCGCGTCGGCGCCTACGAGCGCCGCGCGGCGCAGCTCGAGTCGCTCAAGCAGGAGGGCATGGTCCGGCTCTCCGAGCTGCTCGACGTCCAGACCAAGCTCGCCGAGGCGCGCGCCGACCAGCAGAGCGCGCTCGCCATGCTGCGGGTGGCGGGCCTCGCCGCCGACGACGCGCAGCGGCTCCTCGCCTCGAAGGGCGGTGAGGTCGCGCTCCGCAGCCCCATCGACGGCGTCGTCACGCAGGTGAAGGCGGCCATCGGCGAGAACCGCGACGCGGCGGGCGAGCCGCTCGTCCGCGTGGCCGGTGAGAGCGAGCCCCGGGTCGAGGCGCGCTGCGCGCGGGTCATGCCGCGCCGGGCCGAGTACGAGCTGTGGCTCGCGACGGGCGAGCGCCACCCGCTCAGGCTCGTGGGGCGCGCGCCGCAGGTCGATCCGCGCGACGGCACCACGCTCGTGTGGCTCGCGCCGGTGGCGGGCACGCGGCTCGTGCAGGGGCAGACCGGCAAGGTGAAGATCCGGCTCGAGGAGGAGGAGGGCGCGGTGGCGGTGCCGGCGCGCGCGGTGGGCCTCGGGCCCAAGGGCCCGTTCGTGGTGGCGAACCGCGCCGGCACGCCGCAGCGCCTCGACGTGGAGGTGGTGGCGGCGAGCGGCGCCGAGGCGCTGGTGCGCGGCAACGCGCTCGTCATCGGCGCCGAGGTGGCGGCCGACGCGGCGCAGACGGACGAGGGCGCCCAGGCCGAGGCGGCCCGGCCGCCGCCGGCCGACCAGGACGCGAAGCGCGAGGGGGACGGCACGTGA
- a CDS encoding alpha/beta fold hydrolase, protein MPNFHVGDATLHYREAGSGNDVVLLLHAFPLHSRMWEPQLAALAARFRVLAFDDRGLGRSGGAAGPTTMARIAQDALALLRQLGIRKVAVAGLSMGGYAALELYRQAPGIFRALALCATKATPDTQAQKDAREQYARNALAKGLGWVADDFGPKLLRPDPDPALLARVKGLIQGGTPEGVAAAARGLALRQDSVPTLPLITCPTLVIAGEEDQVIPFGEAQRMATHVPGARLLRIPATGHLVNLENPTAFSAALSGFFAALPPEA, encoded by the coding sequence ATGCCCAACTTCCACGTCGGCGACGCCACCCTCCACTACCGCGAGGCGGGCTCCGGGAACGACGTCGTGCTGCTCCTCCACGCCTTCCCGCTCCACTCCAGGATGTGGGAGCCGCAGCTGGCGGCGCTGGCGGCGCGCTTCCGCGTGCTCGCGTTCGACGACCGCGGCCTCGGCCGGAGCGGCGGCGCGGCGGGGCCGACCACCATGGCGCGCATCGCGCAGGACGCGCTGGCGCTGCTCCGGCAGCTCGGGATCCGCAAGGTGGCGGTGGCCGGGCTGTCGATGGGCGGCTACGCCGCGCTCGAGCTCTACCGCCAGGCGCCGGGCATCTTCCGCGCGCTCGCGCTGTGCGCCACCAAGGCGACGCCCGACACCCAGGCGCAGAAGGACGCGCGCGAGCAGTACGCTCGGAACGCGCTCGCGAAGGGGCTCGGCTGGGTCGCGGACGACTTCGGGCCGAAGCTGCTGCGGCCCGACCCGGACCCGGCGCTGCTGGCCAGGGTGAAGGGGCTCATCCAGGGCGGCACGCCCGAGGGGGTGGCGGCGGCGGCGCGCGGGCTGGCGCTGCGGCAGGACTCGGTGCCGACCCTGCCGCTCATCACCTGCCCCACCCTGGTCATCGCGGGCGAGGAGGATCAGGTGATCCCGTTCGGCGAGGCGCAGCGGATGGCGACGCACGTGCCGGGGGCGCGGCTCCTGCGCATCCCCGCCACCGGGCACCTCGTCAACCTCGAGAACCCGACCGCCTTCAGCGCGGCGCTGTCGGGGTTCTTCGCAGCGCTGCCGCCCGAGGCCTGA